The following are from one region of the Geoalkalibacter subterraneus genome:
- a CDS encoding TrpB-like pyridoxal phosphate-dependent enzyme has translation MQTKIVLRDDQIPKAWYNVIPDMPGSLAPVINPRTGAPAAPEDLTPIFPMSLIEQEVSEQRWIEIPEEVRKVYQLWRPSPLYRAHRLEAALKTPARIYYKYEGVSPAGSHKPNTAIPQSWYNKQAGIKRLATETGAGQWGCSLALANSFFGIETTVYMVRVSFTQKPYRKNLMEVWGADVIPSPSELTEVGRRILEESPDTPGSLGIAISEAVEDAATHDDTNYALGSVLNHVCLHQTVIGLEAKEQLRMAGEKPDVIFGACGGGSNFAGIAFPFVRDKANGQDIRLVAVEPASCPTLTKGVYAYDYGDIAKLTPITKMYTLGHDFVPPGIHAGGLRYHGDSALVSQLRHEGIVDAVAYPQNACFEAALLFTRSEGIVPAPESSHAIKGAVDEAVRAREEGRERTILFCLSGHGNFDMTAYEDYLAGRLVDYAYPEELIRSSLANLPEVG, from the coding sequence ATGCAGACCAAAATTGTTTTAAGGGACGATCAGATTCCCAAGGCCTGGTACAACGTGATTCCTGATATGCCCGGATCACTGGCGCCGGTCATCAACCCGCGCACGGGGGCTCCAGCCGCCCCTGAAGATCTGACGCCTATTTTCCCCATGTCCCTGATCGAGCAGGAGGTCAGCGAACAGCGCTGGATAGAGATCCCGGAAGAGGTGCGTAAAGTCTACCAGCTCTGGCGCCCGTCTCCCCTGTACCGCGCCCATCGCCTGGAAGCGGCCCTGAAGACCCCGGCGCGCATTTATTACAAGTATGAAGGGGTGTCCCCGGCGGGTTCTCACAAACCCAATACCGCGATCCCTCAGTCATGGTACAATAAGCAGGCAGGGATAAAGCGCCTGGCGACCGAAACCGGGGCAGGGCAGTGGGGCTGCTCGCTGGCCCTGGCCAACTCTTTCTTCGGAATTGAAACGACAGTCTACATGGTACGGGTCAGCTTCACACAGAAACCCTATCGGAAGAATCTGATGGAGGTGTGGGGCGCGGATGTGATCCCTTCGCCCAGTGAACTCACCGAGGTTGGGCGGCGCATTCTCGAAGAGAGCCCCGATACACCCGGTTCCCTCGGCATCGCGATCAGTGAAGCGGTTGAGGATGCGGCCACCCACGACGACACCAATTATGCCCTCGGCAGCGTTCTCAACCATGTGTGCCTCCACCAGACTGTTATCGGTTTGGAGGCAAAAGAGCAGTTGCGGATGGCCGGGGAAAAGCCCGATGTGATTTTTGGTGCCTGCGGCGGCGGCAGCAACTTTGCCGGTATCGCCTTTCCTTTTGTGCGCGACAAGGCCAACGGTCAGGACATTCGCCTGGTAGCGGTGGAACCGGCTTCCTGCCCCACCTTGACCAAGGGCGTCTATGCTTATGACTACGGCGATATCGCCAAGCTGACCCCCATCACCAAAATGTATACACTGGGACATGATTTTGTGCCGCCCGGCATTCACGCTGGAGGGCTGCGCTACCACGGCGACAGCGCCCTGGTCAGCCAGCTGCGGCATGAAGGGATTGTCGATGCCGTCGCGTATCCGCAGAATGCCTGCTTTGAGGCGGCGCTGCTTTTTACGCGCAGCGAAGGGATCGTGCCGGCACCTGAATCGTCCCACGCCATCAAAGGGGCGGTGGATGAAGCGGTGCGTGCCCGGGAGGAAGGGCGCGAGCGCACCATCCTGTTCTGCCTGTCCGGTCACGGAAATTTCGATATGACGGCTTACGAAGATTATCTGGCCGGGCGGCTCGTAGATTACGCTTATCCCGAAGAGCTGATCCGCTCATCCCTGGCCAATCTCCCTGAAGTCGGTTAA
- a CDS encoding SRPBCC family protein, whose translation MLKKVVVLLTLTLIAFGVMMATTSQSVFSVEDSIIIEVPLEQAWDLLAAVSAWPQWWPGVEAARVVPRLQAGARFELILRGDADTPPATIESLVKHKQLSWIRDGVLGSSTRTALRLSAHQGGTEVTLNSVIRGPQAFLARLTGRENFESYHRQVLESMRNRLETVDVDGAR comes from the coding sequence ATGCTGAAAAAAGTCGTTGTACTTCTGACCCTGACGTTGATTGCCTTCGGTGTCATGATGGCCACGACCAGCCAGTCTGTTTTTTCGGTGGAGGATTCCATCATCATCGAAGTGCCTCTTGAGCAGGCTTGGGACCTTCTGGCGGCCGTATCCGCGTGGCCGCAATGGTGGCCAGGCGTTGAAGCCGCCCGCGTGGTTCCCAGGCTGCAGGCGGGTGCGCGTTTTGAATTGATTCTGCGAGGAGACGCCGACACCCCGCCGGCCACGATAGAATCGCTCGTGAAGCACAAGCAGCTGAGCTGGATTCGCGACGGTGTCCTCGGCAGCAGCACACGTACCGCTTTGCGACTTTCCGCGCACCAAGGCGGCACCGAGGTGACTTTGAACAGTGTGATCCGCGGCCCGCAGGCCTTTCTTGCGCGTCTGACAGGGCGAGAGAATTTTGAATCCTATCATCGTCAGGTGCTTGAATCCATGCGGAACCGCCTGGAGACAGTGGACGTTGATGGGGCAAGATGA
- the trpA gene encoding tryptophan synthase subunit alpha, with translation MGRISRTFQKLKERGETGLIPFLTAGDPDLATTEELLRALAKAGADIIELGVPFSDPMADGPTIQKASERALAAGASLRGILDVVARFRAESDIPIVLMGYFNPVFVFGVREFAAESARAGVDGVLLVDLPAEEREELHPALKQAGVDLIQLIAPTTPPERMAALARNAEGFIYYVSMTGVTGSRRADPEEIRSAVGALRAQSPVPVAVGFGIDSPEAAAEIGAFADAVVVGSALVKVVDEHSGSSELVPRAAEFVQSLKRGLLGKESGAATP, from the coding sequence ATGGGACGAATTTCCCGTACCTTCCAAAAATTGAAGGAGCGTGGCGAGACAGGCTTGATCCCCTTTCTCACCGCCGGTGACCCCGATTTGGCGACGACTGAGGAACTGCTCAGAGCGCTGGCGAAGGCGGGAGCTGATATCATCGAACTCGGCGTGCCTTTTTCCGATCCGATGGCAGATGGCCCCACCATTCAGAAAGCCAGTGAACGAGCTTTGGCTGCGGGAGCGAGTCTGCGGGGCATCCTTGATGTCGTGGCTCGTTTTCGAGCCGAAAGCGATATTCCTATTGTATTGATGGGATATTTCAATCCGGTATTTGTGTTCGGAGTCCGGGAGTTTGCAGCTGAATCCGCCCGGGCCGGGGTCGATGGTGTGTTGCTGGTTGATCTGCCTGCCGAGGAGCGAGAGGAACTGCATCCCGCACTCAAGCAGGCCGGGGTCGATCTGATTCAGCTGATCGCACCGACCACGCCTCCGGAAAGAATGGCGGCGCTGGCCCGCAATGCCGAGGGCTTTATTTATTATGTTTCCATGACCGGTGTGACCGGCAGCCGCCGTGCGGATCCCGAAGAGATCCGTTCCGCGGTTGGTGCTTTGAGGGCGCAAAGCCCCGTGCCCGTTGCTGTCGGGTTCGGTATTGATTCCCCTGAAGCGGCGGCCGAAATAGGGGCCTTTGCCGATGCTGTGGTTGTGGGGAGCGCCCTGGTAAAAGTGGTTGACGAACACAGTGGCAGTTCAGAGCTTGTGCCCCGCGCCGCTGAATTTGTGCAGTCGCTGAAACGGGGACTGCTCGGAAAAGAGTCCGGGGCCGCGACCCCGTGA
- a CDS encoding DEAD/DEAH box helicase, with protein sequence MKFTELDLPAEVRQGIEAVGFTDLTPVQEESIPLALAGHDVTGKAQTGTGKTAAFLISLFTRMLRNPRKTGSNPRALILAPTRELVAQIHDDAQALGAHCPFKVQPIFGGVDYQKQRDALRDGVDVIVATPGRLIDYAKQKVFSFNHIEFLVIDEADRMFDMGFIRDLRFILRRLPPFDQRQTMLFSATMSHRVRELAYEFMNVAEQVEVEPEQVTAELVEQLLFHVSRREKFPLLLGLLAQEENADRIMIFVNTKKEAEHLTERLKVNDFKAAVLSGDIPQKKRIRILDDFKQGRLRALVATDVASRGIHIDDVSHVINYDLPEDPEDYVHRIGRTARAGAQGKAFSLADENLVLHLPDIEGYIGRKVPSCIPGENDFIWDYKRPHPRKKAPVPEKKTSGAEKNKSSRRRRPRRKPAGGKPAGS encoded by the coding sequence ATGAAATTTACCGAACTAGATCTGCCAGCTGAAGTCCGTCAAGGGATCGAGGCGGTGGGATTCACCGATCTGACTCCCGTCCAGGAGGAGTCAATTCCGTTGGCGCTGGCCGGGCACGACGTGACCGGCAAAGCCCAGACAGGCACCGGCAAAACGGCGGCTTTTCTCATTTCACTCTTCACCCGCATGTTGCGCAATCCTCGCAAGACGGGCTCGAATCCACGGGCGCTCATTCTTGCGCCGACCCGCGAGCTTGTCGCGCAGATTCACGACGACGCCCAAGCCTTGGGAGCGCACTGCCCTTTTAAGGTTCAGCCGATATTCGGCGGTGTTGATTATCAGAAACAACGCGACGCGCTGCGCGACGGGGTCGATGTGATCGTGGCCACTCCGGGGCGACTGATCGATTATGCCAAACAGAAGGTTTTCAGTTTCAACCATATCGAATTCCTGGTGATCGACGAGGCCGACCGCATGTTCGATATGGGCTTTATCCGCGACCTGCGCTTTATCCTGCGTCGGCTCCCCCCTTTCGACCAGCGGCAGACCATGCTTTTTTCGGCCACGATGTCCCATCGCGTGCGGGAGCTGGCCTACGAATTCATGAATGTGGCAGAACAGGTTGAGGTCGAGCCGGAACAGGTCACTGCCGAGCTGGTCGAACAGCTCCTGTTTCACGTGTCGCGACGGGAAAAATTCCCGCTGCTGCTCGGCCTGCTGGCACAGGAAGAGAATGCCGACCGAATCATGATCTTCGTCAACACTAAAAAGGAAGCCGAGCATCTGACCGAGCGCCTCAAGGTGAATGATTTCAAGGCCGCCGTTCTCTCGGGCGATATCCCGCAGAAGAAGCGGATTCGCATCCTTGATGATTTCAAGCAGGGGCGCCTGCGTGCGCTGGTGGCGACCGACGTGGCATCACGCGGGATTCATATCGACGATGTCAGTCATGTCATCAACTATGATCTGCCGGAAGACCCGGAAGACTATGTTCATCGGATCGGACGGACGGCGCGTGCCGGTGCTCAGGGGAAGGCTTTCTCTCTGGCGGATGAGAACCTGGTTCTGCACCTGCCGGACATTGAAGGGTATATCGGCCGCAAAGTGCCGAGTTGCATCCCGGGGGAAAACGATTTTATCTGGGACTATAAACGACCCCATCCGCGCAAAAAGGCTCCGGTACCGGAAAAGAAAACCAGCGGTGCTGAAAAAAATAAGTCTTCCCGCCGTCGCCGGCCGCGGCGCAAACCCGCAGGGGGAAAACCGGCAGGATCTTGA
- the trpD gene encoding anthranilate phosphoribosyltransferase produces the protein MIKQAIAQVVEGNDLPEAQMLEVMDQIMGGEATPAQIGSFITAMRMKGETVEEIAGAAKVMRAHATPIRVGGVLDLDRDEINIDRETILDTCGTGGSGTKTFNVSTTVAFIVAACGVKVAKHGNRSVSSACGSADVLEHLGVNLEVSPSVVENCIDELGIGFLYAPALHGAMKYAIGPRKEIGIRTIFNILGPLTNPAGANRQVLGVYRPSLVTPMAQVLSRLGCRRGFVVHGCDGMDEVTLTGPTYIAEINGGKVNAYDVAPEDFGLKRCKLDELRGGDAACNAEIVRGILKGDKGPRRDIVILNAAFSLCAAEIADDIPQGLKMAAEAVDSGRALERLEGLVRLTNEIT, from the coding sequence ATGATAAAACAGGCAATCGCGCAAGTTGTCGAAGGAAACGACCTGCCGGAGGCGCAAATGTTAGAAGTGATGGACCAGATCATGGGAGGTGAAGCCACTCCGGCTCAGATCGGCTCCTTTATCACCGCCATGCGCATGAAGGGGGAGACGGTGGAGGAGATTGCCGGCGCCGCCAAAGTCATGCGTGCCCATGCCACCCCGATCCGTGTCGGCGGGGTACTCGATCTTGACCGCGATGAAATCAATATCGATCGCGAGACGATTCTCGACACCTGCGGGACCGGCGGCAGCGGTACCAAGACCTTCAATGTCTCGACCACGGTGGCGTTCATTGTCGCCGCCTGCGGAGTCAAGGTGGCCAAGCACGGCAACCGCAGCGTGTCTTCGGCCTGCGGCAGTGCCGATGTCCTGGAGCATCTGGGGGTCAATCTCGAGGTGTCGCCGTCGGTGGTCGAAAACTGCATCGACGAACTCGGCATCGGTTTTCTGTACGCCCCGGCGCTGCACGGCGCCATGAAATACGCCATCGGGCCACGCAAAGAGATCGGTATCCGCACCATTTTCAATATTCTCGGCCCCTTGACCAACCCGGCCGGGGCCAACCGCCAGGTGCTTGGCGTCTATCGCCCGTCGTTGGTCACTCCCATGGCTCAGGTCCTCTCGCGTCTGGGTTGCCGCCGCGGTTTTGTGGTGCACGGCTGCGACGGGATGGATGAGGTGACGCTGACAGGGCCTACCTATATTGCCGAAATCAACGGGGGAAAGGTTAACGCTTATGATGTTGCCCCGGAGGATTTCGGCCTCAAGCGTTGCAAGTTGGACGAACTGCGCGGCGGAGATGCGGCCTGCAATGCCGAAATCGTACGCGGCATCCTCAAGGGGGACAAAGGTCCACGCCGCGATATCGTTATCCTGAATGCCGCCTTCTCTCTGTGCGCGGCTGAAATTGCCGATGACATCCCGCAGGGGCTGAAAATGGCGGCGGAAGCGGTGGATAGCGGCCGGGCTCTGGAGCGGCTCGAAGGCTTGGTCCGCCTGACCAATGAAATAACCTGA
- a CDS encoding phosphoribosylanthranilate isomerase: MSGCNEARVRIKICGITSVEDGLHAARCGADALGFVFYDRSPRCIAPEDACEIVRRLPPFVSTVGLFVNEEPSRIERIAQMCSLDMIQVHGDEEPDQCRIAGRRVIKALRLRDRTSLLMVERFSDCGVLLDAWVSNSYGGTGQCCNWGLAAEAARCRPVILAGGLDPDNVAEAISVVHPFAVDVSSGVESAPGRKDPLKVEAFIRNVNQTRSDQ, from the coding sequence GTGAGCGGGTGCAATGAAGCAAGGGTACGTATCAAGATCTGCGGTATCACCTCCGTTGAGGACGGATTGCATGCCGCGCGCTGCGGTGCGGACGCCCTCGGCTTTGTCTTCTACGATCGCAGCCCGCGCTGCATTGCGCCTGAGGATGCCTGTGAAATCGTCCGGCGTCTTCCCCCCTTTGTCTCGACGGTGGGTTTGTTCGTCAACGAAGAGCCCTCACGCATTGAGCGCATTGCACAAATGTGTTCACTGGATATGATTCAAGTGCACGGGGATGAAGAGCCCGACCAGTGCAGGATTGCCGGACGGCGGGTGATCAAGGCCCTGCGTTTACGAGATCGCACTTCGTTGCTGATGGTGGAGCGTTTCTCCGACTGCGGTGTGCTGCTCGATGCCTGGGTCTCCAACAGTTATGGCGGAACCGGACAATGCTGCAATTGGGGGCTGGCGGCAGAGGCTGCGCGGTGCCGTCCTGTTATTCTGGCGGGGGGGCTTGATCCGGACAACGTTGCCGAGGCCATCTCCGTCGTTCACCCCTTTGCTGTCGATGTCTCCAGCGGGGTCGAGAGTGCACCGGGCAGGAAGGATCCACTCAAGGTCGAAGCGTTTATTCGCAATGTCAATCAAACGAGGTCTGATCAATGA
- the trpC gene encoding indole-3-glycerol phosphate synthase TrpC, producing MILDRILERKREEVAEACSRVPLIEQKKRVADQEPVRSFATALADRAREQTAIIAEVKKGSPSKGVIRVDFDPLAIARVYYRAGAACLSVLTDRDFFMGDLSYLSLIRTAVPLPLLRKDFIIDAYQLYEARNAGADAVLLIAAALVDSRLNEFSELAVELGLDVLLEVHDESELERALSTSAPLIGINNRNLSTFVTDLAVTERLLPQVPPGRLIVSESGINSRADIERLQRAGADAFLVGESLMRCNDIATKLQSLLGAVKEKV from the coding sequence GTGATACTTGATCGTATACTGGAGCGCAAGCGCGAAGAGGTTGCCGAAGCATGCAGCCGCGTGCCGCTGATTGAGCAGAAAAAGCGTGTGGCGGATCAGGAGCCGGTGCGTTCTTTTGCGACCGCCCTTGCCGACAGGGCGCGCGAGCAAACGGCCATCATAGCGGAGGTAAAAAAAGGATCGCCGTCCAAAGGGGTGATCCGCGTCGATTTTGATCCTCTTGCCATTGCCCGGGTCTATTATCGCGCCGGCGCAGCCTGTCTATCGGTTCTGACGGACCGCGATTTCTTCATGGGCGATCTGTCTTATCTCTCCCTGATTCGCACCGCCGTACCGCTGCCGCTTTTACGCAAGGATTTTATCATTGATGCCTACCAGCTTTACGAAGCGCGCAATGCGGGGGCGGACGCGGTCCTGCTGATCGCCGCAGCTCTCGTTGATTCGCGCCTGAATGAATTCAGTGAGCTGGCAGTGGAACTCGGCCTCGATGTGCTCCTTGAAGTTCACGATGAGTCTGAGTTGGAGCGGGCGCTGTCAACATCTGCCCCGTTGATCGGCATCAACAACCGCAACCTGTCCACTTTCGTGACCGATCTTGCCGTGACCGAACGCCTCTTGCCTCAAGTGCCCCCGGGGCGACTGATTGTTTCCGAAAGCGGCATCAACAGTCGTGCCGACATCGAACGGTTGCAGAGGGCAGGTGCCGACGCGTTTCTGGTGGGCGAGAGCCTCATGCGGTGCAACGATATCGCGACAAAACTGCAAAGCCTGCTGGGTGCTGTGAAGGAGAAGGTTTGA
- the trpB gene encoding tryptophan synthase subunit beta has product MSKMPDERGHFGQFGGRYVAETLMPALIELELAYGEACQDPAFQQEFRDYLTHYVGRPTPLYHARRFSESLGGARVYLKREDLNHTGAHKVNNTVGQILLARRMGKKRVIAETGAGQHGVATATVAALFGLECEIFMGKEDIRRQALNVFRMKLLGAKVHEVTGGSATLKDAMNEALRYWVTHVRDTFYVIGTVAGPHPYPQMVRDFQAVIGEETKSQILEREGRLPDVAVACIGGGSNAMGMFYPFLQDRDVRLIGVEAAGYGIESGKHAASIGAGRVGVLHGNKTFLLQDDDGQITNAHSISAGLDYPGVGPEHAHLHEIGRAEYVSVTDEESLQAFEQLTRLEGIIPALESAHAVAYVMKIAPKLSPQKIIVLCLSGRGDKDIHTVAEAMGVDL; this is encoded by the coding sequence ATGAGCAAAATGCCTGATGAGCGAGGTCATTTCGGTCAGTTCGGTGGTCGCTATGTGGCCGAAACACTTATGCCCGCGCTGATTGAACTCGAGCTGGCCTATGGCGAAGCCTGTCAGGATCCTGCCTTTCAGCAGGAGTTCCGCGATTATCTGACCCACTACGTGGGGCGGCCTACGCCGCTTTATCACGCCCGCCGCTTCTCCGAAAGTCTGGGGGGCGCCCGTGTCTATCTCAAGCGTGAAGACCTCAACCATACCGGTGCCCACAAGGTGAACAACACGGTGGGGCAGATTCTGCTGGCGCGCCGCATGGGGAAAAAACGGGTCATCGCTGAAACCGGCGCCGGGCAGCATGGCGTCGCGACCGCGACGGTGGCGGCCCTGTTCGGCCTGGAGTGCGAGATCTTCATGGGCAAGGAGGATATCCGCCGTCAGGCCCTGAACGTGTTTCGCATGAAGCTTCTGGGCGCCAAGGTGCACGAAGTGACGGGCGGCAGCGCAACTCTCAAGGACGCCATGAACGAGGCGCTTCGCTACTGGGTGACCCATGTGCGCGATACCTTCTATGTCATCGGTACCGTAGCGGGCCCCCATCCCTACCCTCAGATGGTGCGTGATTTTCAGGCCGTCATCGGCGAAGAAACAAAAAGCCAGATCCTGGAACGCGAAGGGCGCCTTCCGGATGTGGCGGTGGCCTGCATCGGCGGCGGCTCCAATGCGATGGGGATGTTCTACCCCTTTCTGCAGGACCGCGATGTCCGCCTGATTGGAGTCGAGGCCGCCGGGTATGGGATTGAAAGCGGAAAGCACGCTGCCTCCATCGGCGCTGGACGGGTCGGCGTGCTGCACGGCAATAAAACCTTCCTGCTCCAGGATGATGACGGTCAGATTACCAATGCCCATTCTATCTCCGCCGGACTCGACTACCCCGGGGTCGGGCCCGAGCACGCCCACTTGCATGAAATCGGCCGGGCCGAATACGTTTCGGTCACGGATGAGGAATCTTTGCAGGCATTTGAGCAACTGACCCGCCTTGAAGGCATCATTCCGGCTCTGGAGAGTGCTCATGCCGTGGCGTATGTGATGAAGATTGCGCCGAAGCTGTCACCACAAAAAATCATCGTTCTCTGCCTTTCGGGGCGGGGCGACAAGGATATTCACACCGTTGCCGAGGCGATGGGCGTGGATCTCTAG